One Deltaproteobacteria bacterium genomic window, GTAGATCTGGAAGTTCACGAGGAAGTCCTCCTTGTGATGATGATGCCTTTTCAGGGCAAACCGTTTAATCCCCCGCCAAACAGAGCGGATCGGCTCGGCGGAGGGATGCGGCATTATTTCTGGGACGGTTTTTTGGGGCCATTCAGGAACGGAGGCCAGAGCACCATTTTTCACTTCGTCGATTTTTTTTGCAATCGAGGTTTACATTTTTTCAGGCATCGACTATAGGACGCACATGCTTGACCAGCAAGCCTAATCCCATGGCGTTTTCATGCAGTTGTATTGATGCAGTCCGTTCAAGATCCAGTATTTCCGTTTTGCTCGTGTCTAACCGGAACACAAGGACATGGCCTTGAAAAATCGTTATACACCTATTATTATTGTCTGCGGCATACTGGCACTTTTGATCGTCGGCGGTCAGATCGTACCGGTCACATCTGAAGAGCTTCCTGTTCGTTTGTCACTGCAAAACAAGGGCGGGCGAGTCGTCTTCACCCATTCCCGCCATGTGGACTACGTCGACAAGATGGGCGGCAACTGTGTCGACTGCCATCACGAAAGCGAAACTGTCAGTCCCACTCCATTGCCTTGCGGTTCATGTCATGCCACCGAGTTCGACGCCAAGTTTTCATCGGATCATCAAACGGATTTGCCCGAGGACACCTGCACCCGCTGTCACCACGCCGAAATGGGCGGATTGACCTACAGTCACGACGACCACAGTGAGCTGTTCGCCACTAGCTGCACGGACTGCCACCACGACACTGACATAGAGCCGGAGCCCGGGGCCTGCAACCAGTGTCATGGTGAAAAGGCAGAGGGCGACACCCCCTCGCTGCGGGAGGCCGTCCATGTCCGGTGCGAGAACTGTCATGCGGACATGTACGAGGAAAAGCTTGGCGGCTGCAAATCCTGCCATGAGTTTTTGCCCGGAAAACCCGGACTCAAACAGCCGTCTTGCAGTTCCTGTCACTACGAGACTGAGGCCGTCCCATTGCCTCATCGCATGGACTCCTTTCACGACCAATGCATGACCTGTCACGAAAAGGTCGGAAAAGGGCCCTTTGGCGATACATCCTGCACCCGTTGCCACACCAGGTAGATGACCATGATAAAACCACGTCTGCACACTTCGGTCGAGGTCAAGGGCGGTCTCCAGGATGTCAAGACCCCCGCAACGGTCCGGATTCCCCTGGACGCCAAGCATAAAGCCACGGTCAAGAAGAAGCAGCTCGTGTCCCGGGGGCAGATTGTGGCCGAAAACTCCACCAAGAACGCCTACTGCGTCGGATACGTGCACGCAAGCATTGATGGGGCCGTGGAGGAAATCGGTCCGGGCGTGATCGTTATAGGCCCCGCCCCGGCTTCGAAAGAAGGAGAAGCGCCGCCTGAATTCAAATCTCCTGAACCTTGCGCCGAGCTGGGATCTTTGACCGGAGAGGAACTCGTTCGAACCCTCATGGAACTGGGCATCGACACCCATAGATTTCACCCCTCCCGGACCCTGATCGTCAACGGCCTCAATCCCGAACCCGGGGTTTCGGTTAGCGAGTGTCTGCTCAAGCACGCTCACAAGACGCTTGAAAAAGGTGTCCAAGTCCTGGAGCGGGCGATTCGCCCCGGATCAATCAAATTGGTGGCTGCGGCCGGGACCAATCCGACCCTGCACGGCTGCACCACGGTCGAAGCCAGTGATCTCTATCCGGCCACCATCGACCCTCTTGTTGTCCACGCGGTCACTGGCGCGGAACGGCCGGACAACGTCGACATCATTTCGGTTTCCGACCTCTACCGGGTTGGGCGGGTGGCTGAAACCGGGCAGCCCTTGGTTGAAGCCGTGATCACGGTCGGCGATCATTTCTTCAGGGTCCCCACGGGCATGGCCGTGAGCGAGATTTTGAGCGAGGCCGGGGTCACGCCGGCTGCAGGGTGGAAGGTGGCCTTGGGCGGGCCCATGAGGGGCCAGGCCATCGGAGACCTGGGTATGGGCATTCCGGAGAATGCCACAGCAGTGACCGTGGTTCCCGCAGGGGAGTTTCCCGAAGTCGCCCCCAACCCCTGCGTCAATTGCGGCGAGTGCGTTCTGGCCTGTCCGGCCAGGATTCAACCGGGCATGCTTTCCAGGAATGCCGAGTTCGGGTTTTTCGAAGCCACCCGAACCCTGCATGTGGAAGCCTGTCTCGAATGCGGCATGTGTACCTTCGTCTGTCCGGCCAATCGTCCGGTGATGCATTATATTCTCATGGCCAAGGCTCACCTGGCGGCCAGGGATGCCGAGG contains:
- a CDS encoding cytochrome C is translated as MALKNRYTPIIIVCGILALLIVGGQIVPVTSEELPVRLSLQNKGGRVVFTHSRHVDYVDKMGGNCVDCHHESETVSPTPLPCGSCHATEFDAKFSSDHQTDLPEDTCTRCHHAEMGGLTYSHDDHSELFATSCTDCHHDTDIEPEPGACNQCHGEKAEGDTPSLREAVHVRCENCHADMYEEKLGGCKSCHEFLPGKPGLKQPSCSSCHYETEAVPLPHRMDSFHDQCMTCHEKVGKGPFGDTSCTRCHTR
- a CDS encoding 4Fe-4S dicluster domain-containing protein — encoded protein: MTMIKPRLHTSVEVKGGLQDVKTPATVRIPLDAKHKATVKKKQLVSRGQIVAENSTKNAYCVGYVHASIDGAVEEIGPGVIVIGPAPASKEGEAPPEFKSPEPCAELGSLTGEELVRTLMELGIDTHRFHPSRTLIVNGLNPEPGVSVSECLLKHAHKTLEKGVQVLERAIRPGSIKLVAAAGTNPTLHGCTTVEASDLYPATIDPLVVHAVTGAERPDNVDIISVSDLYRVGRVAETGQPLVEAVITVGDHFFRVPTGMAVSEILSEAGVTPAAGWKVALGGPMRGQAIGDLGMGIPENATAVTVVPAGEFPEVAPNPCVNCGECVLACPARIQPGMLSRNAEFGFFEATRTLHVEACLECGMCTFVCPANRPVMHYILMAKAHLAARDAEVATCRLQD